Part of the Aptenodytes patagonicus chromosome 14, bAptPat1.pri.cur, whole genome shotgun sequence genome, tcctcagcaccgtgctgcataTCTCTCGGCGCCTTCGAGCTGAGGCTGTAGGACCTCACCAGGGTGCTCGCTGCCAGCCACGCTTCCCCCCGCTCTAGCAGCCTGTCCCACATCACTCTCTCAGTGTgcttccccgccgccgtcccctgcTCGCCGTACCGAGACGACTGTGAGCAGCACTTTGCCAAGCCAGGGAAGTCGTTTTcacccagcagggcttcaccacaaaacagaggcagagcgtGTGCCTTAAATGTCAGGGGTTGGAGGAGGCAGTTttggctctgctccttctcccacctcccctgtgggTGAGCAGGACCCAGGGCGGGGTCTCGGCACCCCGGCCTGCCGGCACAGCCGCGGGGCTGAGGCCACGCCGGGATGCCCCGTGCTTGTGCGGCACCAGCTCCATGGGCAATTTCCCAGGGCCACCCTCTGTCTCACCGGATCCCCGCATGGCAGCGCCGGTGGGGTCAccttggggagggctgcagcccaccggtccctgtgtcccccccagccacctctggcccCAGACCCTCTTCCCACACCACGGGCTCCGTTTCCCAGGGCGTGGGGCTGCAGCGCGTACCTGGGCGGGCtgcccccctcctctcctgcggcTGCTTCGAAAAGCGACGGGGAGAGCGGCAGCGCGTGTGCGAGCAGCTTCCCATGCCGCCCCGCGGGGTGACCTTCTCCACTggtgctcagtgcctgcggcGCGACGCAGCACAGGAGACGGGGTGAGCTCCCGCACCCTCCGGCTCAGCCCAGCGAGGAGGCAAGGGCTGCACCGTCCCCTTGCCCAGGTGGGAAGGGTCTGGCCATGCTGGTGAGGGGccccaggggtggggcagggtgcagggagcacacggctcagctccttgctcaccGAGTTGGGAGGCGATGGCGTGTCTGTCCTGCGGGAGGGAATAATGTGTGTTTGGGGAACACCCGGAGCTCAGCAGGCCCGTGCCAGGggcgagctggggggagaggcgaTGCCACCGCATCTGCAGCGGGCTTGGGCGTGTGGCTTTGCACCGATTTGAGTGCCCAGGGTGGCTGTCCCGGCTCCAGGCTTcgccagggccagggatgcaaaGCTCCCGTTCCGCGGGGAAGGGATCTCTCTCTTCAGAGACCCCTGGAGACAAGCAGGGAGGTAGCAGACCCCATTCGAGGGCTGATTCTGCACAGCCAGGAGGGTGCTGCAGAGTGGGGccatggcacagccctgctcagggctggctcaCCCTGCCTTTCCCTTAAAGCCACCTGAGTTTTAAAGcggatggagggaaaaaagcatgacTATGGCAGAAAAAAGCATCCCGCGTGGCAGGGCTCCAGCACTCACCCTCGCTGCGTTTGTAGCCCCTGTGGCAGTAAAAAGAGCCGTCGGGGTTTCCCCGGCGTGAGCTGAGGTGAGGACTCCCTGGCTCAGCCCCGTGCTGAGCTCTTCCACGTCTCACAGGCGCAGGATGGAGCCAAGTGTTTGCTGAGCACCGCACAGTGTATTCCTCAAAGGTTTGGAAAAATGATCAGAAGGATGCCACGACACACGCTGCCACCACCTTTGTTGCAATACTTACAGAGCTGCAGTTTATAAGCTCAGCCAAGTGACGACGAGGGGGATGCCGAGGACGGAAACGTTGGGAACGTGGATCCAGGCAAAGCTttgggccatgctggggctgcagaggtcCAACAAGCTGCCTGGAAATTTAATTGTTCGAGACTCCCGTCTCAGCAGCTCCCAGAcagccactgcttccttctggcACTCCCAGAGCGCTGCCAGGGCACACCTGTGAAATTCATCCCAGTACCTGCAGCCAGGGGAGACACCGCACCATCGGTCCCTTTGCAGTAGCACAGCGCCCGAGGAGccgggcagagccttgctgccccGAGCCCGCCCTCCGGGCAGCGACAACCTTGGTATTTTGCCATTCCCTCCATCGCCTCCCAGAGCATCTTGGCTAAAACTCCAAACCTCAAAACACACGGAAATTATTTAATACgttccccccccacaccctctGCAAGTCAATCAGATCCATTGTTTTCCATCAACAAATGTTTCCCTTGGGCACCGAGCACCCCGAGTATCTAAACCGGGCTGTGAACAAAGGCCCAGCGCGTTTCATTCACAGCTTCCTCCAAGCTGACTCAAGGGCAAAACACGAGcacaaagcaaggagaaggacaACGTCTCCCACAGACCATCGCAGCTTTATAGCCAAGGTGCGGGCAGGGGCGGGAGGAGTTCTTCACTGTGTTCTCATTAGACACATCTCCATTTATCTGCTGGGTATTACCCTGCGCGAGTAGAAGCCGGTCAGTGCAAAGAGGCTCTTGGGGAGCACCAGGGACAAACAACAAGACAGGCAAAGGTAACCCGCGGTCCTGCAGGACTAAACCGGGAGCTGCTCGCTGAAGACCCCCTTGGCTGCCTCCCCTGAGCACGGCaacttggggtttgggggttttttttcagatccagAGCTAGAACCAGGCAGGGAAAAACCCTGGCAGAAACGGGGCTGAAAACCACAGCTCCCGAGAAGACTCTCCCAGGAGAGGGGCACAGTGGGCACCAGCCCACCGGTCCGGCACGCTGGGGCCAGCGCCACGTGGGATGACCCCGCGCTGCATTCATCCAGAGCGGTATCCAGCCTGCCAAGGCTTTATCCCCTCCCTGAGCTCCTTCCTTACCTCTGGTGAAGCAGCACGGTGgctctgaagaagctgcttttgagctgtttccaaccagccccctgcccacaggtgtcaggctgagcagggaggggtgggCTCCAGCTGTCCAGGGGTGAGGACAGCAGGTACCAAGCTGGGCCATGTCCCCCCGCATGGTGTGGGGAGGACCAGAACAGGCACCCCGCCCgatttttgctttttggctgcCGAGTGTAGGAGGATTGGACTCCCTACCGGACTCCCCAACGGCTGCTGTAAGTGCTGCTCTGTGACGGGGAGGGCACCCACGGCCTGGCAGGTTGCTGCATGCACACTAGCGTGTCCGTAAGTCCCAACACAGCTGAAGTCACGGGCGAGGGCTCTGCTTTGTAGgtacaaacccacaaaataaaacagcaggagCTTAAAAGGCTCAGCAAATGCCACGGGCCATCCTCTCCTCTGGAAGCGGTTCCTCTCCAAAACACAAACTTCCCCAAGGGACAGGTAAGGCTCTATGCCACGCTTGCCACtaaccttcccccccgcccccatgaCTTCTTTCAAAGAGAGTTTCTTTTACctgaaaagagctttgcaaaagcatttcatctgGCAGCTGCTTTGGAGCAACGCGTGTCCTGGCACCTGACGCTGGGGCAAGGCAGGGACCAGCCCCCCAGGGGCAGCACCCCCCTGGGTCCCAGCCGGCTCCCCGGCCTCTGCCAGCCCACAGCACCTAATGACTCGCACCCCAAggcaccctcctgccctcccctccacctcaGGTTTGCTGTCCCACGGTagctggggctgggcaccacCTCCAGGCAGTAATTGAGCTGCAAGCTGGGGACTGCCTAGAGGACAGGAGCAATTGCTTTGCCACCTTCCCCGTGCCCGCCGCGACACCAGGCACACGGGCCacccctggggaaggagaagcagcccagCCGGCCAAGCAGGGACCCTGcgcatggggaggggggggcttggCTTTCTCCAAGCGCCCTGTGCTCGAGACGACACCTTGTACAGACACGTGGACCTGAGCACTCTACTTACTTGATTTCCCTACCAAGGCTTACGTCAGAATGCCAGCTGTGAGGGAGTTCATTAAACCGAGTCACTGTGGCAGAATAAGTGTCCCCAGATAACGAGAAAAGCTGGTGCCAACCAGGGAACCTCCTGCGCTCACTcccgagctgcagcagcagaaggcagctctgccaggtgaGGGTTAAACCTGGCCCGTGTCTTCGGGCAAAGGACAGCTGGGGGAAGGCTGAGGGGGATGACAGCTCCTGCCTGGTTCTGCTTTCAGCCGGGATGGAAATTCCCAATCCTTCACCCTGCACAGCCTCCATCTGCTCAGCCAGGCAGGCCGGCTCTGGGGCAGCACTGCGCACGCAGGGCCAAGACGCCACCAGCCCCATGCCGGCTCCCAGCTCCGCATCCATCCCTCACCTGCGCTCCTGGAGAGGGGACCGCGGCACCAGGAAAGCACATGGCagcggagaaggctgagggttaAAGAccaataattcagaaatatttcctggcAGGAAGCTGGGACATCatcaccttcttcctccagccatgGCAAGCCCGGCTAGCCGTGCACCGGGACCGGCAGGAGAAGCTGGCATATCCCTGAACGTGCCGAGCCCCAGAGCCTGTGAAGAAACCTCATCTCACACATTTCATGTGAGTTTCAGCAGAGGAATCACTCCTCCAGCAGTCAACCACAGCACGCGCTGGGCTGCGTGCTcggtttttttcctctaataccaAGAAGCCCCATGttcaaaaaagtatatattaCAGCCCAAGGCAGAGCCGTTCCCGTCTCAACTCAGCCTTCAGCCACATCCCAGGGAGGATTTTCATCCTGAGCTAGGCTGTcccctggaaaaggcagaaaaaagggcAAGTCACAGCCAACCTCCCATcgccaggtttgctggcaggggaATGGCACAGACAAAACGAAGAgataattgggtttttttaaatgggggcTAGTCAGTTTTCTGTTCTCCCTGAGCAGGAGAGTTTTGTTGAAGTGTTTTCAACTTCTGGCAACAACCAAAGTTCGATATTTCGGCTGGGGCAGGCGCGAGGACTAGGGACCCTCCGCTTGCCTCGGCATCAGCACCAGCATCTCGtcccagcttgctcagagcccaaCCTGCCTGCACCAATGGCGACTGCCCCGTCCCGcgctgccccctgccctgccgcagcccccacagatgccagccagctgtgctggcaccacCGAGCAGGTCCCAGAGCCTCCACCCCACCACTGAGGGCGatgccttcccctcccagcccgcgGGGTGGTTTTCAGCAGCTTGGAAAGCCTGACCCGCAGGGCACGCAGCCCTCCGCCTTGCCCTAGCAGGTTTCCACCCCCCCAAGGCACGCGAGTTTTCCCTTAATTGCTGCCTGCGCTTCCTCATAACTCCTTTTCACTCCCCACAACTCGCTGCTGGGGACACAGAGCTGCCTCCATTTATCtccacaaacattttatttccacctttcccttgctccccctcgctgcttctgctggtttgcTTCTTAAGCAGACCTTTCCCCAAACCCGCCCAGCACCACCCCTCGTTCCCCAACTCTTTTACTATTATTTCAGTCCTGCTAAAGTTAACCTCCTCCCAAAACCCTGATCTCGGCCCACTTGCTACACACTCACGAAAACCAGGGGCGGGGCAAAGTCAAGCCAGAAGGACGAAGAGTCTCAGCAGGGACGGacggagggacggagggagggagaaggctcGGTTTGGGCAGCAGGATCTAACTCGAGGCCGGTTGCAGGTTGCCCCCTGCAGCGCTGGACCTTGGGACAGCCCGGACACATAGAAGTCCCTGTCTGAAACCCAGGTGTCCAGGGgagcctttcccaggggacaAAGGGGGTCGGGTCCTGCCAGCGGGCGTGCAGGGGGTCGCAGGAAgagtcctggggctggagctaTTGCTAAGGGCCAGGGATGCAAACTCTGGCTGGAGCCGCGTGGcagatggacggacggatggatggatgcagGGAGTTCACTGGGTCTGTCTGAAATTGGAGCAAGGTGGCGAGCACGTGTGCATTGGCACATACCGGCGGGAtccaggagggcaggagaagagttcagacagcagcacaggggcaaTGCCAAAAAGCCACACTGGCCGTGCACCACAgataccccaccaccaccccacccccctcatCTGGGGACCGGCCCCACAGGGTGGGACATGCAGGGGGTCCTGGCGCAAGGCCGTACTCACCCACAGACTCGGTGCAACCCCTGCAGCTCGATGCCGGCCACCTCCTCGTCTGTGGCCATGTTTTCCCCCAGCTTGAGGACGCAGTCCGAGAAGCCTTGGTAAACGTTGGCACAGGCGGTGCCCGATGCCAGCAGCCCGGCCAGGTGCCCTGCCAGCTGCCGAGGGGGTCGGCGTGAGCACCCAGACCTTTGCGTGGTGACCAGCCCTGGGCCGCCACAGTGCCGGTGCCACCCAGGCAGGGCGAGCTCCCCCTTCCACGCAGGACGCACACGAACCACGCGCTGTCCCTCGcccatgcccagccctgcctgcatttgcagagagcctgaaagagccgctctgccagggcagggagccgATGCGGGGGCAGTCGgggcgccccgctcccagcctgccctggctgctcacccgcgcccagcaccagcagcaccagcagccccggcccgggggggaggGCAGCGACAGGCGGGGGTGCACGGCCAGCTCAGCACCGGCAGCCAGGACCCACCGGGGAGAGACGCACGGCACCGACCCACGGAGCAGGGAAGGGACCCCGCGTCGCCCCCCGCCTCCACACCCCAGGCGCCACCTGGAAACCGGCCGCTCCCCAGCCCGGGCACCCCCACCCCGACCCCCGCCCGGGCAGCCTTACCCAGGAGCGAGGAGCagcgcggccgggccccgccgctgccccatcccgccgccggctccgcccggGCTCGGCCTCGGGCTCGGGCTCCGGCTCCAGCCCGGCGACGGCTGCGGCGGCTGCCGGTGCCCGCACCGCTGCCCGCACCCCCATGGCCGGCAGCgctccccgcccgctcccgcccgcctccgcggggagggcgcccggccccggccgccgctaATGAGCGGCTTTGGCCGCGGCTAATTAAGGAGGGGGCTGGGCCGCGGCTAACGAGCGCCCGAGGGCAGCCCCGTGCCTGtagcccgcagccccggcccctgccccccgcagccccggccccagcgcgCCCCGCGCCTCCCTGGATCCTGCACCCCTGGACCTCGCAGCATCGCATCCCCTCGGGACGCTCGGCCAGCACCCACGGCTCCCCGCACACCACATCCAGGGACCCTGCACCCACGGGCCCCGTGGCACATCTtcaccagcaccctctcccaaaagccccccgcaccctcagccccgcagcctgcgctgcccaCTCGGCGTGTCACCCCGCGTGGGgaacaggggccggggccgctgccagcagcaggaatctGGGCAGGGCAAGGGTTGCTTCGCTTCGGGATTAGTCTCTTGCCATGGCACAGGGTAGAGCAATGCAGGACgtgaagcaaagccctcagcctgggcaggttCAGAGCCTTGGACATCAGCAACTACAGCTACAAAACTCCGTCCCCTGATCCCGGCACCAGCCGTTCCCCAGGCTGTCATGGCCTTCAGGGGATTAGTTGGCATATTGCACCTTTACGGCCTGATCCTGGCTCTTGCCTCACGAGTCCCTTTTCTTgtcctccagcaggcagggaagcagaaggtttcctggctgctttgatgGCATCACTGCAGGGGTCAGTCGCGTCAGAGCTCACTCTTTGCTGTTGGGGACATCACTCTCCAGCAGCCCATGAACCCCGCTGGTGCCCTGTGCCGTGACCTCCATAAGTGGGACCCCCTCTGTGCACAGGTaccccctgcccccggggcggccctgccagcacccccagccgccTCCAGCCCCGGGAACCCAGAGCAAGTGGAAACCGCAACGCTGCAAACGCTGCATgtgcccaaagcaaatgcaaagagagcttgggtctgaacaaacataaataaatatctttatgtaCATAAAAACAACTCCATAGAACATCCTACAAATCTTCTTCCTGAGGAAACCCCGCTGCCGACCCGCCAAGCCCCGCACCTCCgtcagccctggaagaaaaaaagcaagcggcATGGCCCTTTGGCTAACGAGCAGTGCCTcgccgagcagagctgggggttcccGAGCCGgctcagcggcagcagctgcttcgGGTTGGGGTTCGTCCTGATGGGCATTACatttgccacagccctgggacacaCTGCGGAGAGCAGGACTCTGCCACCAGCGCTAAGCCCCGGCTGGGCTTAGGGTTAGGCTTGGCTTGCCCGGCCCTAGGAAATCGCTCCCTTCCCAGAGCGGAcgggtgctcagggcagtgcggtggtggtggttgtgccgCCAGGATGAGGGGACCGACCGGGCGCcgtagccctgcagcggggcccaccagccccagccccagccccaggccgGCAGCAGGCAACCCACCGGGACTGCAGGCAGTGGATGGGGAGCACgtacctgtcctgctgctggtgggtctatctccatctccatctcaaaCTCCATGTCTACCTCCATCTTCACCTCCACCTCAACCTCCACttccacctccatctccatctccatctcaccaTCCACATCCACCTTCATCTCCACATCCacacagctggcagcagcctccccagcccccagcatgagCAGGCATATCCTAAGCcgaaagccaagcagaaaagggcattggtccttccctggccagccGAGCGCACCTGTGGGCCGGGGGTCTCGGCACCCCTGCCCCCTctcgctgcctggggagagccgtGGGGCGATGGGGCCCCTGGGCACATCCCCAGCAGGAGTTGGCTGGAGGCCGGGGGGCTCCTttgccaccagcacccaccaccactgacgggccagcgcctgcagccggaggaTCCTGCGCTTCGCGTGCTTCAGCAGCTTGGGCGACGGCAAGCTCTTGtggacctgaaggagcagagagggcaggggtgagcagccctgctccctgccccgcggggccccggggacAGAGCCCGGCACCGCCGTGCGGAGACAccggccccctgcctgcctcggcaCCCAGAAGCTTCTTACTCTGTGCAGGCGGCTTTGCGGCTCCAGgcggctccccaggcagggctgagctcccatggctccagcctggaaaggggcagaggaggcaccggctcaggctccgggcaggacccagctgctccCGGCAAGCATCCCTCCGGCACGAGCACAGGGCGCTCCGGGCTCCCCCGGGGACGTGTTCCccccgggcagggatgctccatttcagcaggggatgagcagcccagaagggcttctcccagcccgtggccttgcagggtgggtgggtgggtggagagcgCGAGCCaagctcccggcccccccagctccccagagcggggtccccaccccgagccctcctggtggtgcctgctccagcctgcccgggcagtgggagggtgcccacctccgtgGAGCAGGGCCGTACCTCTGGCCGCACAagcgtcctcttcctctgggccttcatgacgccagaggtggcagcactgagacggggaccaaggtgctgggagcaagcgagaagggctgggtcaggcgtccgaggcaccgggagcaggggagaagggctgcgtcgggagcaggggagaagggctgtgttgtgctcgttgccgggcactggcagctgcagctggaacacgGGCCAGGACCCGTGTTCACACCTCTGTGGGGGATGGGGACGACCCTGGAGTGGGGGGGCAGCTTCATGGGGAACGCTggggaatttctgtgttctccctcgaggtgaattaaacacacttttttgcttcaatagaaagtaaaatgaacGAACGCTGTGTTGGGCAGCGTCCTGCCGCCATCAGCGGTTCTTCAaggagtctgcagagatgcatcaCGAGCAGATCCCTTATATCCACTCAGCCCAGCACCGATccctgagcggttgcatggggcacctcagcccagccgcgggtccagcccccagcccagctctgctgcccaaaggtgccccctgagagctcccagcccaggatGGCTGCAGTGCAATGCTGTGGCTGTTTCTGCTCTCGTCCTCAAGGCAAACTCcgctcccttgcagggagccctgctggctctggcatccctgctgccagacagctcaaccccttctgcagctgggccgtcttgccctccatgccagctcATTCCCCGGTCACAAATTCCCACTGCTGAACAGTTAcaatctgaatttccccttccGGGATCAGCCCGGGAGGgtgacacagctggaggctcaCTGTGAGTGGGGTTCCCcctcctgagcccagcaccctgccctgcagccctgagggggcagctccgggcttccccttctcctgagctCCCGGCACCCCCCTGCGCCTGGCCGGgcccagggaagggggcagccgAGGACACTGGCGtgggcagaggggacctgccAGCCCGCCAGCCACTCCCCACCACCTCGTCTCGGCGGCAGCGCAGGTGCACGGAGgaggcccaagctgcagaagggccaGGGCGTAGGGCCAGCTCCGTGGGGCGAGGaccatctcctttgctctttccttgtcccaGGAACAGCCAGCGAGTCGACCCGAGCACTGCTCACGTCCTCCAGTTCGGATACGGCCACGAGGGGTGGAAttcatccctgtcccacctctggaTGCAGGTGGCGGTAGGACACGGCTGcgctgccacctgctccagctgggcacgtCATGGGGTGATCCCGTGCGAGGACCTGCACCCAATGCGCACTGAAGGCTGCCGAGGAAAGGACAAGATGTGCTGCCGTCAGCATGTGCTGAGGACTCCCCGGGCTAAGCATGAGCTAAAAAAGCTCAGGATGCTTGAAACCAGGCAcccccctgtgtgtgtgtgtgcatgcgtgcctCTGTCCCTGCCGGCGTTTGCCTACTGAaaggtccctctccctctccacctgccccggctccccctgccacctctcgCACTGGGATGTGGCCCCGGTGACTCACGCCAGCGGCCGATGGCTCTCGGGGCGGTGGGAGGAAAGGCCAGCGAGTGCATTTGCCgcagaggcgggggtggggggagcgctgccagctgcgtccctggggaaccgtccctgggagccagccaccccgctcccaccagcgggacccccggggaaggggggtggaggatgttcccaatggcagcaccttcctgcttctctcggagaggaggaaaaccaagctggccctgctgcagggctaacaggctggcaagaagcagcgtGGCAGAAGTGAGCGGTTGTCCCTACATTGCGTGGTGggtcagcacctcctctcctcctccgtggTGCTTTGAGGtggatagattggtggagccacaccctaccatccctgaggcaaaggcagcagatggaggctccacgagaagcagaggatcccctgccttcttgccaccaggtagaaagaggggacctaagtgatgggggtgaatggaaacaggtccctgcttggggtgccaggcgaacccccgcccggcctccctcaccttcccggttgccgtggctcaggggctggtgccatcggaggaatgttggcttttttgatcatggagaggtttacacggcaccgggcctgctcgcgacagatggagtccagctgtctcacagggggaaaaggatcgtTGCTCATGAagtggcagggctcattgagagggctttaaactaggtccgaagggggaaggggataaaaccaggctcactagagttgagcctaggggtggcatgccgatgctgggggcgaaatcgatagcccagctcaagtgcatctacaccaatgcacgcagggagctggaagccattgtgcagcgggagagataggacttagttgccatcacagaaacacggtggggtgattCTC contains:
- the LOC143166853 gene encoding neuritin-like gives rise to the protein MGQRRGPAALLLLAGHLAGLLASGTACANVYQGFSDCVLKLGENMATDEEVAGIELQGLHRVCGYWDEFHRCALAALWECQKEAVAVWELLRRESRTIKFPGSLLDLCSPSMAQSFAWIHVPNVSVLGIPLVVTWLSL